In Saccharolobus solfataricus, a genomic segment contains:
- a CDS encoding M48 family metalloprotease: protein MDLIITFGLLTLVVLLEFIVVPAIILKRGTKFSTIYNYPIYIINSTEINAYSLTSVWGKFIVLTRGLVNGEDEEHIKAAIMHEVGHLKLNHHVKMSLYIISVIMVFTYLLGVNMLTLIPFALVALLVQRYLQRRLELGADRFALRFINKKMLEDLITKYDMKETTFLSTHPNIHVRLKNINE, encoded by the coding sequence GTGGATTTAATTATTACTTTCGGTTTACTCACACTGGTTGTTTTACTTGAATTCATAGTAGTACCCGCAATAATCCTTAAAAGGGGGACAAAATTTTCAACGATTTATAATTATCCTATATATATTATAAATTCTACTGAAATAAATGCATACTCTTTAACATCTGTTTGGGGAAAGTTCATAGTTTTAACTAGGGGATTGGTAAATGGGGAAGATGAGGAGCACATAAAAGCAGCTATTATGCATGAAGTTGGACACCTAAAGTTAAATCATCATGTGAAAATGAGCCTCTACATTATTTCCGTAATCATGGTCTTTACCTATCTCCTTGGAGTAAATATGCTAACATTAATTCCTTTTGCCCTTGTAGCCTTGCTGGTTCAAAGATATTTACAGAGAAGGCTGGAATTGGGTGCAGATAGATTTGCGTTAAGATTCATTAACAAGAAAATGCTGGAAGATTTAATAACGAAATATGATATGAAAGAAACGACATTTTTATCTACACATCCAAATATTCACGTAAGACTTAAAAACATCAACGAGTAG